A region from the Drosophila takahashii strain IR98-3 E-12201 chromosome 2L, DtakHiC1v2, whole genome shotgun sequence genome encodes:
- the LOC108067935 gene encoding FUN14 domain-containing protein 1, with the protein MSDLPVVKCSTMNNLSQRSPYSQIGMGAAGGFLTGFVLLKASKMVAVAAGGTILAIELALEAGLVRLDILKIVSQAEQDQLRGQLQVVGEGVNLSRVQELGDKARKACATSGRLCVAFLGGFLLGFGWA; encoded by the exons ATGAGTGACCTACCAGTGGTGAAGTGTAGTA CTATGAACAACCTTAGCCAGAGATCGCCCTATAGCCAGATTGGAATGGGGGCTGCAGGCGGCTTTCTCACCGGCTTTGTGCTCCTCAAGGCGAGTAAAATGGTGGCCGTGGCGGCGGGCGGCACCATTCTGGCGATCGAGCTCGCACTGGAGGCGGGCCTCGTCAGGCTGGATATCCTCAAGATAGTGTCTCAGGCGGAGCAGGATCAGCTACGAGGGCAGCTGCAGGTCGTCGGTGAAGGGGTCAACCTGTCCCGCGTTCAAGAACTTGGGGATAAGGCCAGGAAAGCGTGTGCTACCAGCGGTCGTCTGTGTGTGGCCTTCTTGGGCGGCTTTCTACTCGGCTTTGGCTGGGCTTAA